In one Lycium barbarum isolate Lr01 chromosome 7, ASM1917538v2, whole genome shotgun sequence genomic region, the following are encoded:
- the LOC132602108 gene encoding uncharacterized protein LOC132602108 yields the protein MKQVILLLLLLLSTLVHEAQARDIPMLKENVLKERSDDGGSGGVSICKDGHCSSSSSSGRNRKLMTKITSTTSPITTTSTKNIKNEGNKAHDNTILKGQSSSENFSVNSSPETGHRKTSSEHYPDVLDLAGMDYSPAKRKPPIHN from the exons ATGAAGCAAGTCATTCTACTTCTGCTTTTGCTTTTATCCACTTTAGTCCATGAAGCACAAGCTAGGGATATTCCCATGTTAAAG GAAAATGTTCTGAAAGAAAGAAGTGATGATGGAGGTTCTGGGGGAGTGAGTATTTGCAAAGATGGCCAttgctcatcatcatcatcatcag GAAGAAATAGGAAACTTATGACAAAAATAACTTCTACTACTAGTCCAATTACCACAACTTCAACAAAG AATATCAAGAATGAAGGAAATAAAGCTCATGACAACACCATATTGAAAGGCCAATCAAGTAGTGAAAATTTCTCAGTCAATTCGTCACCGGAAACCGGTCACCGGAAAACATCCTCCGAGCACTATCCCGACGTGCTAGACTTGGCCGGAATGGATTATTCTCCGGCAAAGAGAAAACCTCCAATTCACAACTaa